Proteins found in one Leishmania major strain Friedlin complete genome, chromosome 35 genomic segment:
- a CDS encoding putative 60S ribosomal protein L27A/L29 (previous protein_id=AAZ14599.1), protein MPTRFKKCRHQRGSTFCGYGRVGKHRKHESGRGNAGGMHHHRINFDKYHPGYFGKLGMDHYHRKKNPMWKPTINLNNLSRLIAAEEAAKAAKGGTLPVVDLQSSGYAKLLGNGHIQVPCIVKARYVSKLADKKIRKAGGAVVLQA, encoded by the coding sequence ATGCCGACCCGCTTCAAGAAGTGCCGCCACCAGCGTGGCTCAACGTTCTGCGGCTACGGTCGCGTAGGCAAGCACCGCAAGCATGAGTCCGGTCGCGGTAACGCTGGCGGtatgcaccaccaccgcatcAACTTCGACAAGTACCACCCCGGGTACTTTGGTAAGCTGGGCATGGACCACTACCACCGCAAGAAGAACCCGATGTGGAAGCCGACGATCAACCTGAACAACTTGTCGCGCCTGATtgctgcggaggaggcggcgaaggcggcgaagggCGGGACTTTGCCTGTGGTGGACCTGCAGTCGAGCGGGTACGCGAAGCTGCTGGGCAACGGCCACATCCAGGTGCCGTGCATCGTGAAGGCGCGCTACGTGAGCAAGCTGGCCGACAAGAAGATACGCAAggctggcggcgctgtggtTCTTCAAGCGTAA